Below is a window of Tolypothrix bouteillei VB521301 DNA.
CCGTACATAAGTTGCCCAAGGCGAAACCCTAGAGTAACCTTGAACTCTCGGTCGGATGTGGGTGCAACTCCCACCCATCAGACTCAGATGTGACTCCCTATCTGCCCACAGTGACCAAACTCGGAATTTTGGAGGCTGAAGCTGGGAACAGGGCGCAATCAGACGGCTGTTATGGGCTGACACTGGCGCTAACGGGGAGTTCCTAAGGTGAAACCGAGCCTATAAAAGCGACCCACCTCTGAGCGGGGCATAACAGCAAAACCCCGACTCGACTGGAGCTAATTCCCGCCTCACTTCTTCCATAGTAGAGGTAAGAGTCTAGGGAATCCAGTGGTCGAATTGGCTACACCTAACGGAACAACGCCACATGCTTCAACCGGGGAAACCCCGGCAACGCAGTGGCTCATCAATCTGACTGAGGGAACGAATAAAAACGAATTAAAAGGTCAAGGGACAGGTCGAACCCCTTGTAGGCTGGACGAGTTGCGGAACTCCTTTGATTCGGGTAGGACAGACCGCAATTGGTCTGAGGCGTTCAGAGTAAAGGATTTGGAGTAGAGTATGATTAGACGCAGTAGCAATATTAGCGAATCCTGGAAGACGTTACCGTGGAAGAAATTCCGCCAAAACCTATTCCGCCTGCAAAGAAGAATTTACAAAGCTGTTTGTGTTGGTGACTACCGCAAAGCGAGGTCACTTCAAAAACTGATTCTGAAATCCACCTCGGCACGATTGCTTGCTGTTCGTCAAGTATCGCAGTTGAACGCTGGGAAAAAGACCCCAGGAATTGATGGCATAGCAAAGCTCACCTTCTTGCAACGGTTTGACCTAGCAGATAAGCTACTACGCCATGGTAGAAACTGGAAACACCAGGGACTACGCGAAATTCCCATTCCTAAAAAAGATGGGAATTTCAGAATTCTGAAGGTTCCTACTATGGCGGACAGGGCGTGGCAATGCCTCGTCAAATACGCACTAGAACCAGCGCACGAAGCAACTTTCCATGCAAGGAGCTATGGGTTTAGACCGGGACGCTCTACGCACGACGCGCAGAAAATCCTACAAATTAACCTGAAATCCAACTCCAATGGAAAAGATAAGCGAGTCATCGAACTCGATATCGAAAAATGCTTCGATAGGATAAGCCACTCAGCGATTATGGATAGACTTATTGCTACTCGTAACATAAAGCAAGGAATCTTCCGATGCTTAAAAGCCGGAGTCAACCCAGATTTTCCTGAACAAGGAACGCCGCAGGGCGGAGTGGTAAGTCCCCTACTAGCGAATATTGCGCTTAATGGCATAGAGGATATTCACCAATCTGTAAGATATGCAGACGATATGGTGATTATACTCAAACCAAAAGATAACGCGCAATTAATCCTTGACGAAATCAGCAAGTTTCTTGCCAATAAGGGAATGAATGTCAGCGAAAAGAAGACCAAGCTCTCTCGCACGACAGATGGCTTTGATTTCCTCGGTTGGCACTTTAAGGTGCAAACCAACGGAAAGTTTAGATGTGTCCCATCAACGGATAACTTCAAAAAGTTCCGTCAGAAAGTTAAAGCTGTCGTCAACAACTCAAATTATGGTGCTAAGGCAAAAGCTCTTAAGCTAGCGCCCATAGTCAGAGGTTGGAGGAATTACCACCGCTACTGTAAGATGGATGGCTCACGGTTCTCTCTGTATCACATCCAGAAAAGAGCGTTCAAGGTATTCAAT
It encodes the following:
- a CDS encoding group II intron reverse transcriptase/maturase; translation: MIRRSSNISESWKTLPWKKFRQNLFRLQRRIYKAVCVGDYRKARSLQKLILKSTSARLLAVRQVSQLNAGKKTPGIDGIAKLTFLQRFDLADKLLRHGRNWKHQGLREIPIPKKDGNFRILKVPTMADRAWQCLVKYALEPAHEATFHARSYGFRPGRSTHDAQKILQINLKSNSNGKDKRVIELDIEKCFDRISHSAIMDRLIATRNIKQGIFRCLKAGVNPDFPEQGTPQGGVVSPLLANIALNGIEDIHQSVRYADDMVIILKPKDNAQLILDEISKFLANKGMNVSEKKTKLSRTTDGFDFLGWHFKVQTNGKFRCVPSTDNFKKFRQKVKAVVNNSNYGAKAKALKLAPIVRGWRNYHRYCKMDGSRFSLYHIQKRAFKVFNKEAKQTRYSSKRLLDKAFPSVPYSENKFVNVKGTKSPFDGDITYWSQRNSKLYDGETSVALKRQNHTCAACGLKFLTDKRVNLHHIDKNHANWKQNNLIAVHESCHNYLHMSKRES